In Ascaphus truei isolate aAscTru1 chromosome 7, aAscTru1.hap1, whole genome shotgun sequence, one genomic interval encodes:
- the PSMB4 gene encoding proteasome subunit beta type-4: MAGERPLTANHKMAAARKCSMFPAPRPSSVIVADAMMLGSGMKMWAGGPAPGELYSFPGERSRTGEGPIKRTTNPIVTGTSVLGVKFDGGVIIAADMLGSYGSLARFRNISRIMKVNSCTMLGASGDYADYQYVKQVIDQMVIDEELVGDGHNYSPKAIHSWLTRVMYNRRSKMNPLWNTFILGGFYNGESFLGYVDKLGVAYEAPTVATGFGAYLAQPLMREVVENKPSLTKDEARHLVERCMKVLYYRDARSYNRYEIATITESGVEIEGPLSSETNWDIAHLITGFE, encoded by the exons ATGGCCGGGGAGCGCCCCCTCACCGCCAACCACAAGATGGCGGCCGCCCGGAAGTGCTCTATGTTTCCGGCTCCCAGGCCCAGCAGTGTCATTGTTGCCGACGCCATGATGCTGGGGAGCGGGATGAAGATGTGGGCCGGAGGTCCTGCGCCTGGAGAGCTCTATTCCTTCCCCGGGGAGCGCAGCAGGACCGGGGAGGGACCAATCAAGCGAACCAC GAATCCTATTGTGACCGGAACCTCTGTGCTGGGTGTGAAGTTTGATGGGGGGGTGATCATCGCCGCTGACATGCTGGGATCCTACGGGTCTCTTGCCCGATTCCGTAACATCTCCAGGATCATGAAAGTGAATTCCTGCACCATGCTGGGAGCATCAGGGGACTATGCGGATTACCAGTACGTCAAGCAGGTCATCGATCAGATGGT GATTGACGAGGAGTTGGTGGGAGATGGTCACAATTACAGCCCAAAGGCCATACATTCATGGCTGACCCGAGTCATGTACAACCGCAGGAGCAAGATGAACCCTCTATGGAACACCTTCATCTTGGGGGGCTTCTATAATGGAGAGAG TTTCCTTGGATACGTGGACAAGTTGGGCGTGGCATATGAGGCACCTACTGTTGCCACGGGCTTCGGAGCATACCTGGCCCAG CCGCTGATGAGAGAGGTGGTAGAGAATAAGCCCAGTTTAACCAAGGACGAGGCCCGACACCTGGTGGAGCGCTGCATGAAGGTGCTATATTACAGAGACGCACGCTCCTACAACAGA TATGAGATTGCTACGATAACGGAGAGCGGAGTGGAGATTGAAGGGCCTCTGTCTTCAGAAACAAACTGGGATATCGCTCACCTTATCAC TGGGTTTGAATAA